CAATTGGCTCAGTTACTGGTAATGATGCACCTATTGCTGCTGCCACAGGTTCATCTATTAAGTGGACTTCTCTAGCTCCTGCTAATCCAGCTTCTCTTACTGCTCTTCGCTCGACACTGGTCACTCCACTTGGAATACCAATAACTATTCTTGGAGCAACTATCCCCTTTCCTTCATTACATTTTTGAATAAATGTTTTTATCATTTGCTCCGCAGCATCAAAATCTGCAATAACACCATCTCTAAGCGGTCTTACGGCTCTAATATTGCCAGGTGTTCTTCCAAGCATTAACTTTGCTTCTTTACCAACAGCCAATGGAATCCCTTCCTCTAAATCCATAGCTACTACAGAAGGTTCTTGTAAAACAACACCTTTACCTGATACGTGTATTAGGGTGTTGGCCGTCCCTAAATCTATGCCAATGTCTCTAGAAAATTTAAATCTGTTAAAAATCACAATAGGAATTCTTTTTTATAAATAATATATCTATTTTTTGTTAAGCTTTCACAATTCTCTCGTTTAGTTATGAATAGCACGCAAAACTTTGAGCAGAACCTAAAAATATGAGTAGTATAAAAATAAAAAAATTATGGAAATTAATACTATTAATCTGGTTGGCAGAGCCGGTAGAGAACCCGATGTCAGATATTTTGAATCTGGAAGTATCGTAGCTAATTTCACTCTTGCAGTGAACAGAAGAAGTAGAGATGAGGAGCCTGACTGGTTTAATTTAGAAATATGGGGCAAGCAAGCACAAATAGCGGCAGATTACGTTAAAAAAGGATCTTTAATTGGAATTACAGGAAGCTTTAAAATTGATAGTTGGAAAGATAAAAATACTGGAGAGGATAGATATAAACCAGTTGTTAGAGTTGATAGATTAAACTTATTAAGCTCCCGAAAAGAGTCAGATAATAACCAATATTCTAATAGTAGTAACTCTAGTGAAATCCCATTTTAAGCTCTATTTTTTTTTAAAAATCTAATAAGTATTCTTATAAAAAAAGAAAAGAAAATTAAAATTAAAATAGGCTTTACAACATATTTGATTTGATCTAAGTAAGTTTCAATGATTAAATAATTTTCACCAAATAAAAAACCTGCATAAGTAAGAAGTGCTACCCATAACAAGCTCCCAAATGTAGTCCAAATCAAAAATTTTCTTAATGGCATAAGTTCTACGCCTGCGGGAACTGAAATTAAAGTTCTTATACCTGGTACTAATCGGCCCCAAAAAACTAAAGAAACACCGTATTTATCAAACCACCTTTTACTTTTACTTAAATCATTAGAAGAAATACCAAGATATTTTCCTTTTTTATCTAGAAAATTTGAAAGTCTTTTTTCATTTACTAATCTTCCTAAGTAATACCAAGGCAATGATCCTAAAATTGTTCCAAGTAATCCCCAAAAAACTAAAATATAGAAATTTAATTTTTGTTGATAAACGAAAAATCCTCCTAATGGCATGATTATTTCCGAAGGAATTGGAGGTATTATATTTTCTAAAAACATAGCCAAACAAATAGTAAGGTATGCAATTGTGGAATTCTTTTCAACAGCCAAACTAATATAGTCCGGAATTGAATTAAGAAAATTCACAAAAATTAAAGTCAACCTTAGTATCTATAAAGCTCTGGTTTATAAGGTCCTTCAACAGAGACATTAATATAATCAGCTTGTTCCTTAGTTAATTTTGTTAATTTTGCACCAATTTTATCAAGATGTAATCTAGCTACCATCTCATCCAAATGTTTTGGTAAAACATAAACCTCTTTTGCATATTTTTCAGACTTATTGAAAAGTTCAATTTGAGCTAATACTTGATTAGTAAAAGAGTTACTCATAACAAAACTTGGATGTCCAGTTGCACAACCTAAGTTAACTAATCTTCCCTCGGCTAAAAGAATTATTTTATTGCCACTCGGTAAAGTTATGTGATCAACCTGCGGCTTAATATTTTCCCATGGATAATCTTTCAATGAAGCCACATCAATTTCATTATCGAAATGCCCAATATTGCAGACTATGGCCTCATCTTTCATCTTGACAAGATTTTCATTTGTTATTACCTGATAATTCCCAGTTGCTGTAACAAATATATCTATATCTTCCACAACATCGTCTAATGTAACAACGCTAAAACCTTCCATTGCCGCTTGAAGAGCACAAATTGGATCAACTTCAGCAACTTTTACAATTGCACCAAGTCCTCTTAGAGACTGTGCTGAACCTTTACCTACATCTCCAAAACCCATTACTAAAGCAACTTTCCCAGCAATCATCACATCAGTAGCACGCTTTATGCTGTCAACTAGAGATTCTCGGCAGCCATATAAATTATCAAATTTGCTCTTAGTTACTGAATCATTAACGTTGATAGCAGGGAAAGGTAAAGCATTTTGTTTTTGAAGTTGATAAAGTCTTGCAACTCCTGTTGTAGTTTCTTCAGTAACACCAACAATATTACCCTTAATTCTAGAATAGAAGTCACTATCGGTTTCCAACTTAGACTTAATAGAATTGAATAAAGCAATTTCTTCTTCATTACTGGGATTATTTAAAACTGATAAATCTTTTTCTGCTTTACTTCCGAGTATCAATAAGCCAGTTGCATCTCCC
The genomic region above belongs to Prochlorococcus marinus XMU1405 and contains:
- a CDS encoding DedA family protein, with the translated sequence MTLIFVNFLNSIPDYISLAVEKNSTIAYLTICLAMFLENIIPPIPSEIIMPLGGFFVYQQKLNFYILVFWGLLGTILGSLPWYYLGRLVNEKRLSNFLDKKGKYLGISSNDLSKSKRWFDKYGVSLVFWGRLVPGIRTLISVPAGVELMPLRKFLIWTTFGSLLWVALLTYAGFLFGENYLIIETYLDQIKYVVKPILILIFFSFFIRILIRFLKKNRA
- a CDS encoding single-stranded DNA-binding protein, yielding MEINTINLVGRAGREPDVRYFESGSIVANFTLAVNRRSRDEEPDWFNLEIWGKQAQIAADYVKKGSLIGITGSFKIDSWKDKNTGEDRYKPVVRVDRLNLLSSRKESDNNQYSNSSNSSEIPF
- the ahcY gene encoding adenosylhomocysteinase, with the protein product MVIANSVKTSTPNYVIADIALSDFGRKEIKIAETEMPGLMALRDKYQSEKPLKGAKIAGSLHMTIQTAVLIETLVALGAEVKWASCNIFSTQDHAAAAIADQGISVYAKKGETLDEYWQYTHYILDWGSDSPNMILDDGGDATGLLILGSKAEKDLSVLNNPSNEEEIALFNSIKSKLETDSDFYSRIKGNIVGVTEETTTGVARLYQLQKQNALPFPAINVNDSVTKSKFDNLYGCRESLVDSIKRATDVMIAGKVALVMGFGDVGKGSAQSLRGLGAIVKVAEVDPICALQAAMEGFSVVTLDDVVEDIDIFVTATGNYQVITNENLVKMKDEAIVCNIGHFDNEIDVASLKDYPWENIKPQVDHITLPSGNKIILLAEGRLVNLGCATGHPSFVMSNSFTNQVLAQIELFNKSEKYAKEVYVLPKHLDEMVARLHLDKIGAKLTKLTKEQADYINVSVEGPYKPELYRY